A genomic region of Bacillota bacterium contains the following coding sequences:
- a CDS encoding thiamine pyrophosphate-dependent enzyme, producing the protein MEILPKMPKSWNPATKPHKFCPGCGHGLVLKALGQAIDELGVQDRLVFGCDIGCSLLAWDFFNVDTVQTHHGRTTPVMVGIKRARPELLTVAYMGDGGGYAIGSQHLVNAATRNDLITCILVNNTTYAMTGGQMAPTTVPGQKTETTPYGRDVEETGSPMLGPEMVAAISHAGAYVARGSVGRFRQLKNCLRKAIENQMAGRGFSFVEVLSTCPTNWRTDAEQTWGFLEETMPKYFPPGELKVPGGKEE; encoded by the coding sequence GTGGAAATTTTACCGAAAATGCCAAAGAGCTGGAATCCGGCCACGAAGCCCCATAAATTTTGTCCCGGCTGCGGGCACGGCCTTGTTTTAAAGGCGCTGGGCCAGGCGATAGATGAGCTGGGGGTCCAGGACCGCCTCGTTTTCGGGTGCGATATCGGCTGCTCCCTTTTGGCCTGGGATTTCTTTAACGTGGATACCGTCCAGACCCACCACGGCAGGACGACTCCGGTGATGGTCGGAATCAAGCGCGCCCGGCCCGAACTCCTCACTGTTGCTTATATGGGGGACGGGGGAGGGTATGCCATCGGTTCCCAGCACCTGGTGAACGCGGCCACCCGCAACGACCTGATCACCTGCATCCTGGTCAACAACACCACCTACGCCATGACGGGGGGGCAGATGGCTCCCACCACGGTACCGGGCCAGAAAACCGAAACCACCCCGTATGGGAGAGATGTCGAGGAAACCGGCTCTCCCATGCTGGGCCCCGAAATGGTGGCGGCGATTTCCCACGCAGGGGCTTATGTAGCAAGAGGGAGCGTGGGCCGTTTCCGGCAGCTGAAGAACTGCCTGAGAAAAGCCATCGAGAACCAGATGGCAGGGCGCGGCTTCTCTTTTGTCGAAGTTCTTTCAACCTGCCCGACGAACTGGCGAACCGATGCCGAGCAGACCTGGGGGTTTCTCGAGGAGACGATGCCGAAATATTTTCCGCCTGGCGAGCTGAAAGTGCCCGGTGGCAAGGAGGAATAG
- a CDS encoding ferredoxin oxidoreductase, with translation MTGNEVVAWGALAAGAEIMYGYPITPQNEIMHYWTRLGPRFGKKFLQTEDELSAGFTTIGGVLAGKRAFTATAGPGNVLMQEPLSMAEAMRIPVVVVVQQRGGPSTATVIYSQQEVTLTCFGGNGEGLRLVYSTAFHQELFDYTVKAFNAAWKYRFPTFVLADGYQAKMRESLVIYDPAERGIEMVPSEPLVGKPGMPGTDRPPAHLRNAFSVEEELLAALGKDIEEYEAAAPEIVEADAFNAGEAGLLVVAHGIVFRSVAMAVRELVNQGERVGYFRPITLRPFPGAQLREAAQGAEQLLVVESAYGQLNKLVLENLYGSGVPVRTLFRPGVGITPEEVAEKCRALLAGKEG, from the coding sequence ATGACCGGCAACGAGGTGGTGGCCTGGGGAGCGCTTGCCGCCGGGGCTGAGATCATGTACGGGTATCCCATCACCCCTCAGAACGAGATTATGCACTACTGGACGCGGCTCGGTCCCAGGTTCGGAAAAAAATTCTTGCAAACCGAAGATGAACTGTCGGCAGGATTTACCACGATCGGAGGGGTTCTTGCCGGGAAGCGGGCCTTTACGGCGACCGCGGGCCCGGGTAATGTGCTCATGCAGGAGCCGCTTTCGATGGCGGAGGCGATGCGGATTCCTGTTGTCGTTGTCGTCCAGCAGCGGGGCGGCCCCTCGACCGCAACGGTGATTTACTCCCAGCAGGAGGTAACCCTGACCTGTTTCGGGGGCAACGGAGAGGGACTGCGGCTTGTTTACTCGACGGCTTTCCACCAGGAACTCTTCGACTACACCGTCAAGGCTTTTAATGCGGCGTGGAAATACCGCTTTCCGACCTTTGTGCTGGCCGACGGCTACCAGGCAAAAATGCGGGAGTCGCTGGTGATTTACGATCCCGCGGAACGCGGGATCGAGATGGTCCCGTCCGAACCGCTGGTCGGTAAGCCGGGAATGCCCGGAACCGACCGGCCTCCCGCCCACCTGCGCAATGCCTTCAGCGTCGAAGAAGAACTCCTGGCCGCTCTGGGGAAGGATATTGAGGAATACGAGGCGGCGGCTCCCGAAATTGTCGAGGCAGATGCCTTTAACGCCGGGGAAGCCGGCCTTTTGGTGGTCGCCCACGGGATTGTTTTCCGCTCGGTGGCGATGGCCGTCAGGGAACTGGTAAATCAGGGGGAGAGGGTCGGGTATTTCCGCCCGATCACGCTTCGCCCCTTTCCCGGGGCGCAGTTGCGGGAGGCGGCGCAGGGCGCAGAGCAACTGCTGGTGGTAGAGTCGGCGTACGGCCAGTTAAACAAGCTCGTGCTGGAAAATCTTTACGGGTCCGGTGTACCGGTCCGAACGCTGTTCCGCCCGGGAGTGGGAATCACCCCGGAAGAGGTAGCCGAGAAATGCAGGGCCCTCCTGGCGGGAAAGGAAGGGTGA
- a CDS encoding thiamine pyrophosphate-dependent enzyme, translated as MATLKELSTREAKITGGTRTCAGCAAPIIVRQVLLAAPHCPVIVNATGCLYITTAIIPYSSWRIPYYHSAFENAAAVASGVEGAIRALKRKGRLADQEISLIAVGGDGGTYDIGLQAISGMLERGHRCLYICYDNGAYMNTGIQRSGSTPFGAWTTTSHVGEAQKGKQQHQKDMIRIAAAHGAYAANASPHRWRDLMRKVEKALNHQGPSFINIQSPCPRGWRYPASETIEIARLATEACVFPLYEVEEQGEKWTVNYIPKNKLPVTEYLKPQGRFEHFFRPGNEHLIEELQAETDRRWNRLLKLAGKS; from the coding sequence ATGGCCACTTTAAAAGAACTGAGCACGAGAGAAGCAAAAATCACCGGCGGTACGCGCACCTGCGCCGGGTGCGCCGCCCCGATCATCGTCAGGCAGGTCCTGCTGGCTGCGCCCCACTGCCCGGTTATCGTCAACGCCACCGGCTGCCTCTACATCACAACAGCAATCATCCCCTACTCCTCGTGGCGCATCCCTTACTACCACTCTGCCTTCGAAAACGCAGCTGCCGTCGCCTCGGGTGTTGAGGGAGCCATCCGCGCCCTGAAGAGAAAAGGCAGGCTGGCAGACCAGGAGATCAGCCTCATTGCCGTCGGGGGGGACGGCGGCACCTACGATATCGGCCTCCAGGCGATCTCGGGAATGCTCGAGCGCGGCCACAGGTGCCTGTACATCTGCTACGACAACGGCGCCTACATGAACACCGGGATCCAGCGTTCAGGCTCTACCCCCTTTGGGGCCTGGACCACAACGAGCCATGTGGGCGAGGCCCAGAAAGGGAAACAGCAGCACCAGAAAGACATGATTCGCATCGCCGCCGCGCACGGGGCGTATGCCGCAAACGCCTCACCCCACAGGTGGCGGGATCTCATGCGGAAAGTGGAAAAGGCCCTGAACCACCAGGGACCCTCTTTCATCAACATCCAGTCCCCCTGCCCGCGCGGCTGGCGCTACCCTGCCTCAGAAACCATCGAGATCGCGCGGCTTGCTACAGAGGCCTGCGTCTTCCCCCTTTACGAGGTGGAAGAGCAGGGGGAAAAGTGGACGGTTAACTACATCCCCAAAAACAAACTACCTGTAACCGAGTACCTGAAGCCCCAGGGCCGCTTTGAGCACTTCTTCCGGCCGGGAAACGAGCACCTGATCGAGGAACTGCAGGCGGAGACCGACCGGCGCTGGAACCGCCTCCTCAAGTTGGCCGGGAAAAGCTGA